TAATACACACTTCTTAAAAAATGAGAAATTTTACAAGTCTCAAGAGTATCGATAAAACAGAAATTTCCCAATTTGCAATACCTTTCAAAGAAAGTGAGACCAACATTAACATTTATAACAGTCTTATGATACAAAAAGTGTCAACATTTTATACAGGGTAAAAGCAAAAACAAGTTTCACAAATTGCTTCAGTTTCCAATGAATGATCTTCAAAAATAATTGGAATGAAAGAATTCCATATTTAAGATCATATTCTACAATGGGAAATTTAGTTTATAGGTGAGGGAATGGCAAGGATTTCCAGCCACGATAAAATGTAAATATGCATGCAATTGTTTCTGCTGCTAAAAAGATCGACAGAGTTAACTTAAATGGCTTACATTTTACTGAGATGCTCTTCTATCGGTTTTGCAAGCAAATGAACCTTTGATCCTTGATATCCAAGTTCGACAGTAGCAGGCTTTAGACTCTGTTAAGTACAGAATAATTAGGTAAACAAGTAGCTAATGGGAAACAATAAAATCTGATTGTTATGAATCCAGATCCAATAGGCCGAATTAGCTCTAAATCACTAGGCCCCATTGCTGATGTGAATGAAAGGCCTCGGCCCAAGATTGTAAACGTGTATTGTAGGAGGGGAAAATGGGGAACAAATGAGGGAGGATATAAGAAATGAGAGGGCTTAGGTAGAGGGAATCATTCTGTAATTATTCTTGTTGAGTGAGTTAGTAGCATTCTGCTAGGCAGAGGGATAACAGAGATTTAATACTCTGGGAGTTTTCTTTATCAACTCAATACAATACTACATTTCTGGTTTTATACTTGCATAATTCGCTAGATCATACCATTGGTCCGACCTGCCGGATTCGAAGGAACGACGGAAGACGATGGCCAGCACACGTTCTGAAGCTAAGATGGAGCTCATGGAGAAGGCGGTGATGGGTTTACAGAATAACATGACACAGGTGCATGGCAGATTGGAGAAGATAGATAAGACCGTTGAAGGTTTACTGAATTTGAAGGGGATGATGGAGCAGTATATCAAGGGACAAAGTGGAGCAGCTGTAATCAACCAAGGAAATGAGAAACCACCAGAAGCTTGGGTGGCAATGAGGAGAAGGCAGAAAGTGCAGCGGCGACAGGCCGAGGGGCCGAGAAGAAGTGTTGGAAGAGGTGCGGAATGCGATGAGAAAGATCGAACTGCCTGGTTTTGAAGGTGAGGATCCGCTGGGCTGGTTGGGGTAGATAGAACAGTATTTTGAAGTCCATAACACCCCTTTCGAGTGTAGGCTCAAACTGGCTTACATTTGTATGCAAGGCTCCACGGTTCACTGGTTTCGTTGGATGAAGGTGAGGCTTCCCAACATGAGTTGGGATCGATTTGCAGAGGAGTTGATTAAGAGCTGCAGCGGGTACGATGCAAATCCATTTGAATTAGTGGCACGTTGAAGCAAGAGCAACAGCCCATCGATGCTTACATTGAGCGTTTTGAGATGTTGATCGCTCAAATTGGAGACGTACAAGAGGATCGGTGTTTGGCCTATGCTAAGAAATTTGGTTGAGTAAGGAGATGCCGCGGAAGATGATTGCACATAACCCTCGAACAATCGATCACGCGATGGTGTTAACAATAAGATCGTAGATGGAGCTGTACGGCAAGGTTATAGATCGGGGAAGAAACAAATCTGGGCTGGGCTATGATAAAAAAATGGTCACCAATGTGAGCTAGGCCACCCAAGCCCAATCCAAATTATAGTGAACGTAATAAATCCAGTCCACACTCGAATATTAATGCGAAGACAATGAGCCCATGAGAATTAACGATGCGTAAACCATTCACACCGACATCCTTCGACGAGGGATAGCGATGGAGTACCCAAATGAATCGTCTGTAAGGAGGAATGGGAttaaaactccaaaattaaATCTTGTGGTGGATATTCAACCTAGTTGACTGGAGATCCCAAGATCTAGGTTCAAAAGGGACAACTAAATTACAAGATTGGTAGAAACACCTTGGAGAAATCTCTTACCTATTCCTATGATAAGAGGTGTTGCCCACAAAAGGTTATGAGGTTAGGTTTTACCTTTAATGATTCATAAGATATACTAATATGTATGTTTGAGTATAGTGGGATACTCTCCTAGGAGATCACCGGCGTAGGTGCGAAGTGTGGCCGCTTCAAATATGAAAAGCACTCGCGAAATCAAGCGGTGTCCATGGCTGAAATGGACCCAACACTGAGAACATGATGAAATATTAGAAATGTTATTGTGTGAATATAATTGTCTTAGTTTACACAAAACGACGAATAGTTCAAGGCATCACGTCCACTAATTGCCAAGTAAATCCGATTATATCTTACTAACGAATGTTCAAAGCCAAAAGCTACCTATCATGATGCAATAATATTTTGCTAGAACGCTATTTGTCGAGTCAACATAGTCACATGCAATAATTTTCATTCATGTTGGGAATTGTTAGAAAAATGAGTTTTGTACTCATTTAGAAtcgataaaataatttgaacgaGCTACGTAGCGAACATAATTATTTCTCGATTACCAATTAAGGtgaataatgaattaattgaattcaaattttatcGAGTGAAAAGATTTAATCGAAATGATTAcgtaatattatataatatatatatatatatatatatatatataattaaattcatgAATGTGGCGTCTCTTTGGATTTGGTTCAATTATATAGTGGTGTTATGAAGTGGTGTATCATTTCATGAAAGcttttcattttctataaataggtgaTAGGTCCACCCTCATTTACATTAATCACATATTTCTCTTCTTCTCATTTCTCTCTAATTTAGTTCTATATGCGAATTTTTAAGCACTAAcgcttaaaattcaaattttcaagatatAAAATCTTGAGTTTTGATTTTCTAAGCTTTTACGCTTAAATTCAAACTTTGAAATTAAATTCGAGAGTTGTCTTCTAGTTTTGAGTTTTTTAAGCATTTGTGCTTAAATCCAAGTTTTGCAACATTTAAACTCttggaatttgatttttaagtttaacgCTTAGAATTCGAAATGAGAAAGTTTGCATACAATATTGATAGCGTTCTAAACATTTCAAGTTCGTGCGTCTTTAAAATTTGTAGTGCTACTACTTTGAAGCCGTTTTCGTTGTATCTTGGGAAACGAATTGTCAACAGCCGTAAGGACCGGGGCAGGGCAATATCATTTTAAGGAAAAAGATTCAAACTCTTGCCTCGACTATTTTCTCCTAGCCATTTGGTTCACCCGTTTATATCTCTTGatttcccaagataaaagaatatCATACCaacatttttaacataaaaaatgatatgttttcataaattgaatattctctaaattttttgaacaaaaactacttttaaaattttcatatattctctaatttttttgaacaaaaactacttattacaaaaaaatatattcaaaaacTGCATACATACATATCATATGCGAATAGGATTACAGATAATGACGATGACAATTTATCattcctaattttttttttaaaaaaaaatattatattttatttacgaTATTTTAGAACAAGCCGACAAGTTGTATGAAAGAGACCAATCCGTAAACCCAATACATCGACTGTGGTACTTTGTACTTTCATTTCCTTTTATTGTCCGTCCTGCTCAGCCATGGAAGAAGGTGGCTGAAAACCCTAAGCTtggtctctctctctctctatgcATGCGCTAACCATTCTCGAAGAGGAAGGAAAGGTAAAATCTGCAACAATTGAAAGCCCTATCTGGCTTGAATTagtttctctctctctctgtgACCGATCGGAAGCTCCCTTTCCGCAGAGACTGCAATTTTGGCTAGCTCTTTTTTTTGTAAGGTAATATTTTAACCATTTATTTGTCCGTTTTCTTCAGAGAGCGAGGACGGATGGGTTTTCATGTTCCAAAGAACGGGAATTTGAAATGGAATAAAGAGTTGTTTTCAGTACATAATGTATTGTAGGTTGGTCAATTTGTGATTTTTATTGCAGTGCTGTATGTAGTCCTACGGTACCATTGATACTCAAAGAAATATATTGGTGAACTGAATTACGCGCTGTTTGTTGTGTGTAGGAGTGTGTGGCTTAAAAACTGGATTAATTTCAGATTTCCTCTCAAGTATGAGCACATAAGTTAGGTTGTCTGTGTGCTTATGTGTCTCCTTGAGAGCTTATGTGCTCATGGGGCTCACATGTCCCCAAACATAGTCACGTTGTCTAGTAAACTCGTAGTTTCTGGGAGGACACGTTGCATTATATTTTTGTATTCGGTGGGCTGCAAAGCATCTCATATGCCGGAAAACTCACACACTACTAAACACTGGAGATGGGAAAGAAGTGCTGACATTTTGGAAGAAAATAAATTTCCTACTTCATCCAATTTCATCGCTTTCGTTAATTAAAATGATTCTTCTGGAACTCATCTGAAATTATAATTTGCGTTATATATTAACGCTTCTCTATGCCTAAGGTAATGTAAAACATACTCGTATGAGATACTTTGATAGATATATACAAGTATAAGGATGTAGAcacaattattatttattgatTTTCTTGTGATGTGTTATTGATATATTTGAGTATAATGATGTATACATAATTATTCCTTTCCTTTTTACTGTTGCTGTTATGTACATGAAAATCTCCCTCTTTCTCATTAGTGCCTGGTGTGTAACAATTTCAGGGGGTAGAAATGAGCTGGAGAAGAGTAGGAAAGTCATTGCAGCAAGTGGCGGCACACACTTTACTTTTCAATTTCACTCTTTTGCTAGTTCTGAAGCTTGATCACACAGTTACCTGCTCTTGGTGGTCTGGTTTCTTTTTCCACTTCTTCTTTGACCTACTTATTACTTTATTACGATTTGCGTCCTATATTGAGTATCTATCTGCAACTGTACTCGCCATTCATTTTGTTTATTAGGATCTAACAAAACTTTGCTATTGTCTTCATCTATATGTGATATAAACCTAACTTTCTGCATAATTTTACTCAAGCAGATAAAACATGTCCCTTCAAAGCAACCCCTCATGTTTAGGCACTTTTGTGCAGGGTGATCTTTTTTCCACTTTGGCTGTTTCACGCAGTTGTTGCTCGAGGGAGATTCTCTCTACCTGCCCCATCTGTTCCTCATGGTCGCCATGTATGACAACATGTCAAATGAGAATTTTAGGAATGCATTTATGAAATCATACAACTTTGTTAGATTAGCAGAGGTTGCGTCTTTCTGCAATATCAAGTAAAAATTCTGatgaatttaaattatattttttcttatGTTTTCTTTTAAAACTTGTGAATAGTGGGCCCCATGTCATGCTGTGGTTGCTGTGCCACTGCTTGTCGCTTTCGAACTGCTCCTTTGTATATATCTCGAGAGTACAAATGGTAAGGAAGCAAAACCACTAATGAATTTTAGCATGCTCTGAGTTTTACTTTTAAAGTAATTATCTCCATCCTTTTAATATGCAATTGTGTTAATTTTCATGAAAACAAAAGGAAGATTTGTGCACATGCCTCTAATCTGCTCAGGCCCGTCACATATCAGAGATATGATGATATAATAATTTGCTTTAGCAGTTGCTATTGTTTTTAGTATTAACTTGTTTCTGTGGTGCAGTTAATGGTTTAGCTGCCgtgaatctgaaaatcgtcttccTTCCTTTATTGGCCTTTGAAGTTATTGTCCTTGTCGACAATTTTAGGTACAGCTTTAACTTGAGTGCCCTAGTCTTTCAGTCTGTTTCCTGGTTAaaacaaaaatcatattttgggATATATAACAATAATTTGATTCATGTGGCCATGATTTCCTTAATATGCCAGGCAAAGTATGTTGGAGCTTGAAacaatgatttgaaagaaaGAGTACTAATTAGATTCATGCACTgtgattttcatttttcatcaaTATGGTAGACAAAGTATGTGGGAGCTCAAACATATTATTAtacataaaaattttatgtaCTTTATTCTATTGAACGCTGTAAATAAATGAACATGAGAGTTAAAAAAATGgtgtttttaataatttagtCAGGCTCTGTTTCTATCTTTTGTCTATAGTAAATGATCCTTGTCTAGGAAGTTTTGCCATAAAATTGACAAAgaataccatatttttttgaCACACGATCATAATTCATTTCGAATTATCATTGGTATTAGAAATTTACTATTTTTTCCCTTTTGCATTGATGATACAGAATGTGCAAAGCATTATTACCCGGAGATGATGAAAACATGAGTCATGACGCAATATGGGAGACACTTCCTGTGAGTTTTGCTCTTAGTTGAACAGTTGCATTCTTCGTTCCTTTTTATACATTCCTACTAATCAATAGTTGTCATGTTGCTTCTATGCATCTTTTTGCAGTCGGTAAGTGAATATATCCAGTGAAAGGATTAGccaataaaacaaatttattattCCCTCAAAAAGTAGTTAGTACATGGTTTAAGATTATACTGTTGTCATTAGTTTTCCCTACTTTCTCAACCCCTGTAACAAATGATTGAGCTTCCATACAAACTTGGGAGCTCTATACGCTGCAAAAAAAGAGCATTCTATATCCACATCTAATACCGATTGGCTTGTAGTGTGGAGTTGAGTTATTGCATCCACATGCTTATCTGTTATGCTTTAAAGATTGTCCACTTGGTCTTGGTGAAGAAATTTTGTTTCTTCCTTTGTTGGCCTTTGTGGAGTAAAATATTACTTATGCACCAAAACACATTATCTAGTGGAGTACTGTAAAAAGTAGTATCACACACTGTACGAAGGCGTGTTTGTTATGCATGCTTTTCCAGAGTTTGCGCACATAATAGGTCCCCTGGATGTGGATTTCAAATCAAGCAGGAGAGGAAATGGTTTGTTGTTTTCAAGTTGTGTCTAAATAACTGAGGAGCACCTGTTGCTGGTGGAGTTGTATGTCCAATTTCATGGTGCTCGCTTGGATATTGCGAGGAGTGCCTCAGGTGGCACAACAGATGGAAATCTTGGAATAAGTTCTTTGGGGACAAATGGAGAGCTCTGATTTGGTTCTGGTACTTTGTTCTGATGAGCATGTTAGGAATAAAAAGAGATGAGACCGTACGACCCCCAAACTGTCCATTTCCAAAAGGATGGGAAATGCGGGTTGTTTGTGAATGTTATGAAGTACCATGAACAAAAGGAGGGAAATATCCTAcactctttcttttttttttttggctcaaGACCAAGCACTCCTACTTGTAGGAGAGCACAGATTGGTGTCAGTTAGGAGTTCAATTGATGACTTTTGCACTTGTTTCGTGGTGCTGATGTCGGTCACGCATTTTTTTGGTTGTTTCTCGAGTTTTATGTCAATCCCTCTTGTGACTTTTATTTCTGCTATGCAGTTCATGAATTTAGGTCTCTTGCAGGATCTGTCCGTTTTTTCCTTTGATTGTATCATGGTTATACTTGTATTGAGTTTACCAGGAACTTGAAGATTTATTACTAATGACAATTTACTGTGGTTAGCACTTCTGGGTTGCAATCTCAATGATTTTCTTTATTGCGGCAACTGTTTTCACTCTCCTGAAGCTGAGTGGTAAAGAACTCTCTTTCCTTCTCTCTTGTATTTGTCTGAGTTATATAAGTCTCTGGTGGGATCACAAAAAGAGAGAATCTTTATCAAGTTAAACTTGCTTTTGTTTTGCATAAATGCCATGATGTTTTTTCCTGGATTATGATTTTcgttttttataaaatatttttacattgcAGGTGATGTCGGTGCTCTAGGCTGGTGGGACTTGTTCATTAATTATGGGTACCATTTCCATTTAAAAAGTTTTTCACCTTCGTGCTTTTTGTCGTCAGTGTTTTACTTGCGTGAGAGCTGGTTCATTTGTATTTCTACAGGATCGCGGAATGTTTTGCATTTCTTGTCTGTACCAAATGGTCTAATCCAGTAATTCATAGAAATGTTCGAACTAGAGAGGAAAGCTCGTCTTCTACTGGTATTAGATATGTTGATTGGAATAGTGGCTTGATTATCTCCTCTGAGGATCATTCAACGGATAGAATCTGCAGTCTGCAAGACATTGGTGGACATATCATGAAAATTCCTATTGTTGGTTTTCAAATTCTCCTTTGCATGTGGCTTGAGGTATTAATTATTTGCTTATGCAGAATGTAATTGCAGCAGTTGTAGTGCTTTAGATTTTTTTCAACTAAATGACCAGGGGCTTTGAATTAGGGAACCCCACCCAGTGCTAGAAATGTTCCGCTTCCAGTTCTCTTCTCTCCTATTTTACTAGTGCAAGGAGCTGGAGTCTTATTTGCTACATCTAGACTGGTGGAAAAAGTAGTTCTTTTGCTACGGAGTGAAGCTGACAGAGGATTATATTTGATATACTCTGCAAGAGTTCATGACTGCTTTGGTTTCCTGCACCATGGCTCCAGGTAGTGATTATAGACATGCTATTTGATGGTAGGTTGTTTTAGATTAAAAAACTGGCTGTCTGGGGATGTTTCTTGTGGCGACTACATTAAGTTTGCATTTTTATCTTCAGGCTGCTTGGTTGGTGGTCCATTGATGAAACAAGCAGAGAAGAACAGGCCCGGCTTTTCCATGATGGCATGTCAGGGTAAGACTTTTGACTTGACCATCCATGTTGCGCATGGGATCAATTAAAAACCTGCAGACACCATCCATGCATTCACTTCTGGGTAACAATCAAGTCAACCTATAGTATCCTTGCCCAAATGAGTGCCTAAAAAATGACATTTGTTCTATATTCTGCGAATTTTGTTGGAACATAGTAACTCATTGAGACGAGACATCTTCGTCGACGAGCATGAATGTAAAAGGTTCATGATAAATATAGGCATTTATCGTTTGTAAATAATCAGTAATATGCTAATTATGTTGCTAAATATCGTGCTGCTTCTGTGTTTTCACGTCTACGACTTAATAGCTATGAACTAATAGGTTTTGGCGCAATGACCTAGTAAATAGTTTCATCAACCTAGTGTTACCACTAGGGTTATGACTTGTATGAACTGCAATGGTTACTCCAACAGTTTAAACATTTTTATTACAAGGTAATTTCGTACGTTTCAGTTTCTTCTCTTTTTTGGTCTGAACAATGCTTGAGCATGGTGGTTGGTTTTTAGTTACCTTATTGCTGTTATATCAGCATTAATAGTGTAGAAAGGATTCTATGGGATGACTTAGCATGCTGATTGTTTCTTTTACTGATGAATCAGTTATAACACTTTCTGTGGTTATCCACCTGAGATAGTGAAGAAAATGCCTAAGAAGGACCTCACGGAGGAGGTATCTGATACCTTTTTAGTTACATATCTTTGTTTTACGGTCGCTTACCGAGGTTCTTCTTATTGGTTTCCATCCTTGAAAGTATTGCAAAATGCATCACCATTTTTGTTGTTCGTTTTTAGGTTTGGAGGCTTCAAGCAGCACTCGGTGAGCAAACTCAAATTACGAAATTCAGGCAGCAGGAGTATGAGAGACTCCAACATGTAACGATAAAATCCCGATTTTTGGTTTTGGCACACTTGATTATCCCTGGTCACACTTATACAATTCTTTAATTATCCTTACTCCAAGAATCTCTATGTATTCAGAAGTTTAAATTGTTTTAAGTGTGGCCCAGTTTctccaataaaaaaataatgaaagatTACTATATGAATGAGGGAGATCTCTTTATATGTTTGATGTGAGCTGCTGTGTGTTATGTGCACTGGTCATAGAGCATCTCATAAGAAATCATGTTGCCATCTAAGTCATGTTTGTGGAAATGACAAATGCTTTTGGTATGTGAACTGATTTATTTTTACGCACTCCTCGCGATAGAACATAAAAGTAGTGTGGAGGTTAACCATGCCATTTCGCTTTTAGTGAATATTGCTTTTTACATTTAATATGATGCTCGACACAAGTCAATTTGTACAACCACCTTTATGGCTTTTCCTAATGCTGCTGCCAGGAAAAAATTTTGTGCAGAGTCTGCTTCGAGGGAGAGATCAGTGTTGTACTTCTTCCATGCAGGCATCGCATTTTATGCATGTAAGTGACCGAGTTTCATATTTTGCAGTAAATCTTAGGCTCCACCTGGATTCTGGAGGATTTGATTTCAAATGTCCGTAAGAGtaagaatttgaaatttatcatCGTGATTAAAAAATTACTAAAACATAATAGTTCAAGAATTTTCAATCCAGAGATTTAGAGATTAAACAAACTTGAGTGGATTCATTTAAATGATTCGAAATCTTTTCATTCGAAATCCCTACATTCTGATGCAACTTTAGCGAATCATTCCTGACAAGTTGGCAATCATATGTGCTTTTTTATTGCATATAAAGTTTTCTTTAATTTCATACAGCACTTGTTCAGAGAAATGTAAGAAATGCCCCATCTGTCGAGTTTGCATCGAAGAGCGGTTACCTGTGTATGATGTATAGCCATTGTATTATCAACATTATCCGTGAAGAGCAGCAACTAATGATGGGTTTTGTTGACACAACTAACAGTAGCAAGAGTTGGGACTTTGGAGATAGCAATCTGCTCGGTTACATAACGAGtacctatatatatacatatagatatatacacacacattagCTGCCGACACATGATGCAGAAATCgcgtgtctttaaacaaaggtTATATGTATGACATACATAATTGTATGACTGCTATTAGCTAAAGGTACTAGGTTGAAGGTGGTAGCTTTGAGTACTATTATGCTTGAGGGTATTGTCTTAACATGTTGAAGgtttgattgatttgaggtcCACTTATTTAggtatttttcatttaaaattgtATTATATGGGCTAATTATCAGTGGATGAAAATCATTCTACCTTAAATTTTCTTTTGTCGGAGTCCTAAACAGTTAAATAAATGTTATCTCCGTAAGAAGTGCATGTATGTTCACTCCAAATGCGTATTAACATTAAATTCACTgatgctaaaaaaaattaagaccCCTTAATTCTTACCATTTCTCTTCTCCGGTATCTTTCTGATTGGCAGTTCCTTACACTTACTGTCCGCGTGGTGAAGTGTTTGTCTGCtgcttctttttttaaaaaataaaaaataaaacatttaatctgGTTGTTAGAGATTAATCTGATTgttctaatattttaaattttttgaacacattaaaaaattataaattaatgaTAGTTAATAAAGGAATGAATGATTAATTACTTTGTGTTTATAGTCTTATACCCGACCATAATGCAAATATTTATCCTCAAAGGTTTTGGAAGTCACTAATTTCTCAAATGGATAG
The sequence above is a segment of the Primulina tabacum isolate GXHZ01 chromosome 6, ASM2559414v2, whole genome shotgun sequence genome. Coding sequences within it:
- the LOC142549378 gene encoding uncharacterized protein LOC142549378 isoform X1; translated protein: MSWRRVGKSLQQVAAHTLLFNFTLLLVLKLDHTVTCSWWVIFFPLWLFHAVVARGRFSLPAPSVPHGRHWAPCHAVVAVPLLVAFELLLCIYLESTNVNGLAAVNLKIVFLPLLAFEVIVLVDNFRMCKALLPGDDENMSHDAIWETLPHFWVAISMIFFIAATVFTLLKLSGDVGALGWWDLFINYGIAECFAFLVCTKWSNPVIHRNVRTREESSSSTGIRYVDWNSGLIISSEDHSTDRICSLQDIGGHIMKIPIVGFQILLCMWLEGTPPSARNVPLPVLFSPILLVQGAGVLFATSRLVEKVVLLLRSEADRGLYLIYSARVHDCFGFLHHGSRLLGWWSIDETSREEQARLFHDGMSGYNTFCGYPPEIVKKMPKKDLTEEVWRLQAALGEQTQITKFRQQEYERLQHEKILCRVCFEGEISVVLLPCRHRILCITCSEKCKKCPICRVCIEERLPVYDV
- the LOC142549378 gene encoding uncharacterized protein LOC142549378 isoform X2; its protein translation is MVAMYDNMSNENFRNAFMKSYNFVRLAEWAPCHAVVAVPLLVAFELLLCIYLESTNVNGLAAVNLKIVFLPLLAFEVIVLVDNFRMCKALLPGDDENMSHDAIWETLPHFWVAISMIFFIAATVFTLLKLSGDVGALGWWDLFINYGIAECFAFLVCTKWSNPVIHRNVRTREESSSSTGIRYVDWNSGLIISSEDHSTDRICSLQDIGGHIMKIPIVGFQILLCMWLEGTPPSARNVPLPVLFSPILLVQGAGVLFATSRLVEKVVLLLRSEADRGLYLIYSARVHDCFGFLHHGSRLLGWWSIDETSREEQARLFHDGMSGYNTFCGYPPEIVKKMPKKDLTEEVWRLQAALGEQTQITKFRQQEYERLQHEKILCRVCFEGEISVVLLPCRHRILCITCSEKCKKCPICRVCIEERLPVYDV